From Cryobacterium sp. GrIS_2_6:
AGAGTCCGGTTGGGAGACTTCCGCAAGGCACTCCCGATCCGCCGCGACGAGGCACAGGGCCCGCATGCGGAGCAGTACCACGGTGGCAGCAGCGGGGTCCTCGCCCCGCAGGACGATCTGGTCGGCTGCGGTCGGACCCGCGGCGGACCCTCCCCCGCTCCCGAGTGCAGGCCGGGGAGGAACAGCTCCGACGGACGACGGGTCCGCACCCGAGCTGACTGGCGGTGGGGCGAGCACGGTCCAGGCACCGACGAGGAGGATGACGACGACAGACGCTCCGGCCAGGATCAGGCCTCGGCGCCGCCAACGGGCCGGGTCGTCCGCGGCCGTCCACGTGCCCCGGCGCGTCGATGGTCGGGGGTTTCGCTCAGAACCCGGTCTCGGCCCAGGTCCGAAGGAGTGCGCCGCCCGGCCGCGGTGAGCCCGCGGCGCAGGCACAACGCGCCGGATTCCCGTCTGCCGTCCTCCGATGGTCCCGGCGACCTGAACCGTCCAGGCCCGCAGAAGCGGCCAGGCGCGCGCGTCCAGCGCGGCCTCGAGGCGCGTCAGCGGACCCTGGCCCAGGGAAAGCCTCCGGATGTCCGTCGACGTCCCGTGCCCCGGGGCGACGTCGTGCCCGGGGAACCGGACCGGTGCTGCGGGAGACCATTCGAACAGCGCCCGCTCGAGTCCGGCAAGCGCCTCCCGGTACGTGCCAGACCGCCAGGCTGCGAACAGGGCGTCGGCCGGCGGCTGCCCGCACTCGGCGACCCGATCGAGAACGGCGTGCACAAGATCACCGCAGGCGCACCGGGCCTCGCCCTGCAGTTCGTCGCGGTCCTGTCCCGGCGGCGGCAGGTCCCTCAAGCCGCCCAGCCCCCCGACGACCGGTCGGCCCGCACCGTCGAACCGGATCAGACCCGGGCCGATCCCCGGATGCAGCCAGCCCCCGTCGTAGAGCCGCGCCACGGCCGCGAGCACCGGCGCCAGGATCGTGACCGCCTCCCCCGGGTCCAGCAATCGCTCGCCGGCCAGCAGCGACCCGAGGGCCCCGCCGCGGTCCTCGGCCAGGACGAGGCAGACCCGGCCGTCCGGCAACGTCGCAACGTCCAGCAACCGGCCCACCCCGCCGTCCGGGATGCTCTCGAGGGCGCGCACCTCCCTGTCGATCGCCGCGACGCCGGTGCCTCTACCACCGTCACCACCTCCGCCGCCGGTGCCTGCGCCCACCGCGTGCACATCTCGGAACACCTTGAGAACGACGACCTCCCTCGGTCTGTCGATCCCGCCCCCTGCCGAGGCGCCGAGGTAGACGTCGGACCGGTCACCAGAACCGATGCGCCTCAGCACCCGGTATCCGGCGACGTTTCCGAGGGCATCCGCTGGCTGCGCATCGGAAGCCCCCACCACGGCAGGGGACTCCGCAGCACGCCTCCTGCCCCTCCGACCCCCCGCGCGTCTCGTCACGCGGCAATCTTCGCCCGCGGGAGTCGGGAGCAGGCCGACTCAGGGCAGGCTGTGCACACTCCGCCCGATCCGGTAGCTGGTGAGGACAGGCTGACCTAGACTGGCCCAATGCTCGACTTTCTCGTCGCGGGGCTAAGCGCCAACTCCGTGCCGTATCTCGTGGGCCTTGAGCTCCAGCGCACCGTCCATCGTGCCGTTGTTTCCGGGGAACGCCCGGACACCGTCATCTTCCTCGAACACCCCGCCGTGTACACCGCGGGCAGACGCACGGCCGCCGACGAGCGGCCGACGGACGGAACTCCCGTCATCGACACCGACAGGGGCGGCAAGATCACCTGGCACGGTCCCGGCCAGCTCGTCGGCTACCCCATCCTTCGCCTCGCCGAACCCATCGACGTCGTCGGGTACGTCCGACGCCTCGAGGGCATCCTCATCGATGTCCTCGCCGGGTTCGGAGTCGACGCTTGCCGCGTCACCGGACGGTCAGGGGTCTGGGTCGGCCGGCCCGGCTTCGAAGACAAGATCGCCGCCATCGGAATCCGAGTCGCCGAAGGTGTGACCATGCACGGCTTCGCGCTCAATTGCAACAACTCCCTCGAACCCTACGACCACATCATCGCCTGTGGCATCCGCGACGCCGGCGTCACCACGATCTCCCGCTTCCTCGGCCGGGAGGTGACACCGGAGCAGCTGGTGGAACCGATCCGGGCCCGTTTCGCCGCTGAACTGGTGGCCGCCGCGTGAGCGCCGTGCCAGAAGGCCGCAAGATGCTGCGGCTCGAGATCCGCAACATGGAATCGCCCATCGAACGCAAACCGGCCTGGATCAAGACGGTCGCCAAGATGGGACCGGAATACCGGAAGCTCCAGGACCTCGTCAAGGGCGAGAACCTGCACACCGTTTGCCAGGAAGCCGGGTGCCCGAACATCTTCGAATGCTGGGAGGACCGCGAGGCGACCTTCCTCATCGGTGGCTCGCAGTGCACCCGGCGCTGCGACTTCTGCCAGATCGACACGGGCAAGCCTGCGGAATACGACACCGACGAACCGAGACGGGTCGCGGAATCCGTCGTCGCGATGAACCTTCGGTACGCCACGGTGACGGGCGTCGCCCGTGACGACCTTCCCGACGAGGGTGCCTGGCTGTACGCCGAGACGATCCGGCAGATCCACGCGCAGAGCCCCGGTACGGGCGTGGAGATCCTCGTCCCCGACTTCTCGGGCAATCCCGACCTGCTGGGCGAGGTGTTCTCCGCGAAGCCGGAGGTCTTCGCGCACAACGTCGAGACGGTCCCGCGCATCTTCAAGCGCATCCGCCCGGCCTTCCGTTACGACCGGTCCCTCGACGTGATCACCCAGGGCCGCGACGCCGGCCTCATCACCAAGTCGAACCTGATCCTCGGCATGGGCGAGGAGCGCGCAGAGGTCAGCCAGGCGCTTCAGGACCTTCACGATGCCGGAACCGACATCATCACCATCACCCAGTACCTGCGGCCGAGCGCCCGGCACCTCCCCGTCGCCCGGTGGGTGAGGCCGGAGGAGTTCGTCGAACTGAATGCCGAAGCGGAGGCCATCGGATTCCTCGGGGTGCTCTCCGGTCCGCTCGTGCGCTCCTCCTACCGGGCAGGACGCCTCTGGGCGCAGTCGATGCTCGCGACGAACCGGGAGGTGCCCGCCGAGCTCCGCCATCTGGCGGATGCCTCCCTCGGCTTCGCCCAGGCCGTCGCCCGCCCGGGCGGCATCGTCGCTGACTCGAACGAAAATCGGTCATCGGAGATTCTGGCGACTCGGTAAACTCGACATCATGGCACGCAGCAAGGACAAGACTCCCAAACCCCACAAGGAACCCGGCCGCATCAAGCAGATGTGGCAGGTGTTCCAGATGACCCGGCGGTACGATTCCAAAATCGTTCCGCTCCTCCTCGTGGGCTTCTTCGTGCCGCTCGTGGCCTCGGTCATCGTCGCTATCGTTGCGACGGACGGAAACGTTCTCACCCTGGTCCTCTGGATCATCGCCGGGCTCCTCGCCGGGGTGCTCGCGGTGCTGATCATTCTCGGCCGTCGCGCCGAGAAGGCCGCCTATTCGCAGATCGAAGGCCAGCCCGGCGCCGTCGGCGCCGTGCTGCGCAGCTCCCTCAAGGGCGGCTGGGTCGGCAGCGAAATGCCCATCGCCGTCAACGGGAAGACCCAGGACGCGGTCTACCGTGCGGTCGGTCGCGGCGGCGTCGTCCTGATCAGCGAGGGCCCGCGCACCCGGACCGCGCGCATGCTCGAGGAGGAACGCCGCACGGTCACCCGTCTCGGTGGCCACGTGCCCGTCACGGTCCTCTCCGTCGGCCCGGACTCCGACGCCGTGCCGCTGCACAAGCTCGCGAGCCGTCTGCGCAAGATCAAGCCGAGCCTGACCAAGGCAGAGGTCCTCGCCGTCAACAACCGGCTGAGCTCGATCACGAAGAAGCTTCCGATCCCGAAGGGTGTGGATCCCACCAAGGCCCGCCCCCAGCGCGGCAACTAGGCGCGTCCACCCGTCCATTCCGCACGTCCAGAACCCCTCGTCGTCACGACGAGGGGTTCTTGCGTCTGCCCATCGGCGCGCGGCTCAGCCGCGGACGAGAACGGTTCCGGCCACCTTGTCGTGGAAGCCGCGCTGGTCCGAGTCCCAGACGAGTGCGGGGAATGCCAGGCCGAGAAGCACGGAACGCACAATCGGCCGCCACGGCCCGACCCAGCCGCCCACGAGGGGGATCACTCGGAGTCCGACGAGGCGGTGGCCGATGCTGCCGCCGATCGTCGGGATGAACACGACCTGAAGCAGGACATAGGTCCCCGTCACGACAAAACCGTTGTAGTCGAGGAACGTGTAGCGGAACACCGTGAATGCCAGCGCCATCGCGAGGGCATAGTCGATCAGGAGTCCCAGCATCCGTCGCCCGGCACGGCCGACGGACAGTGGTCCCGCGTCCGGAAGCCCGAGCCGCTCCCCCGGCCATCTGCTCGGGGGGAGCTGTCCGAAGGTGGTCGGTTGCGAGGCAGAGGGAGACACGGGATGATCCTAGCCAAACGCCCCGCCTGTAACATGTGAGAAACAAAGTCGTCACAGTTGAGTAATGCTGCCGTAATACTCTCTGGGTAGCCGCCGCGCGCGACTTTCTGTCATTAACGCCCTCGTCGTTTGGAGTAAAACCGCATGTTCCGCGATTCGTCAGAAGTACTCAAGTTCATCAAGGACACTGACGTCAAGTTTCTTGACATTCGCTTCACCGATCTTCCTGGTGTGCAGCAGCACTTCAACATCCCCGCGTCGACCGTCGATGAGGAATTCTTCACGGTCGGGCAGATGTTCGACGGTTCGTCGATCCGCGGCTTCGCGTCCATCCACGAGTCGGACATGCAGCTCATCCCGGACGTGACGACGGCATACGTCGACGCCTTCCGCGCCGAACGAACGCTCATTATGCTTTTCGACATCTACAACCCGCGCAACGGTGAGATCTACTCCAAGGATCCCCGCCAGGTTGCGAAGAAGGCCGAGAAGTACCTCGAGTCGACCGGCATCGCCGACACCGCGTTCTTCGCCCCCGAAGCCGAGTTCTACATCTTCGACGCCGTGCGTTATGAAGTGAACCA
This genomic window contains:
- the lipB gene encoding lipoyl(octanoyl) transferase LipB; the encoded protein is MLDFLVAGLSANSVPYLVGLELQRTVHRAVVSGERPDTVIFLEHPAVYTAGRRTAADERPTDGTPVIDTDRGGKITWHGPGQLVGYPILRLAEPIDVVGYVRRLEGILIDVLAGFGVDACRVTGRSGVWVGRPGFEDKIAAIGIRVAEGVTMHGFALNCNNSLEPYDHIIACGIRDAGVTTISRFLGREVTPEQLVEPIRARFAAELVAAA
- a CDS encoding DUF4191 domain-containing protein, whose amino-acid sequence is MARSKDKTPKPHKEPGRIKQMWQVFQMTRRYDSKIVPLLLVGFFVPLVASVIVAIVATDGNVLTLVLWIIAGLLAGVLAVLIILGRRAEKAAYSQIEGQPGAVGAVLRSSLKGGWVGSEMPIAVNGKTQDAVYRAVGRGGVVLISEGPRTRTARMLEEERRTVTRLGGHVPVTVLSVGPDSDAVPLHKLASRLRKIKPSLTKAEVLAVNNRLSSITKKLPIPKGVDPTKARPQRGN
- a CDS encoding RDD family protein, coding for MSPSASQPTTFGQLPPSRWPGERLGLPDAGPLSVGRAGRRMLGLLIDYALAMALAFTVFRYTFLDYNGFVVTGTYVLLQVVFIPTIGGSIGHRLVGLRVIPLVGGWVGPWRPIVRSVLLGLAFPALVWDSDQRGFHDKVAGTVLVRG